A stretch of the Thiocystis violascens DSM 198 genome encodes the following:
- the ccmE gene encoding cytochrome c maturation protein CcmE, protein MKARQKRLVFVGLAILGIGTASALALTALKSNISYFFSPSQVLANEAPPDHVFRLGGLVTKGTLARQQDGLTVHFDVTDNAETVKVAYTGILPDLFSEGTGVVAKGKLGSDGVFYADEVLAKHDEEYVPPEVASTLQTAHAEGVVEAASAPASGATN, encoded by the coding sequence ATGAAAGCAAGACAAAAAAGACTCGTCTTCGTGGGCCTGGCGATCCTCGGGATCGGCACGGCCTCGGCCCTGGCCCTGACCGCGCTGAAAAGCAATATCTCGTATTTCTTCAGTCCCTCGCAGGTGCTCGCGAACGAGGCGCCGCCGGATCATGTCTTCCGGCTCGGCGGACTGGTCACCAAAGGGACGCTCGCGCGCCAGCAGGACGGTCTCACGGTGCACTTCGACGTGACGGACAACGCCGAGACGGTCAAGGTCGCCTATACCGGCATCCTGCCCGATCTCTTCAGCGAGGGCACCGGCGTCGTGGCCAAGGGGAAACTGGGGTCGGACGGGGTCTTTTATGCCGACGAGGTACTCGCCAAGCATGATGAGGAATATGTGCCACCCGAGGTCGCGAGCACGCTCCAGACGGCGCATGCCGAGGGCGTCGTCGAAGCCGCCTCCGCCCCGGCGTCCGGAGCAACCAACTGA
- a CDS encoding heme lyase CcmF/NrfE family subunit produces the protein MVPELGHFALILALMLALVQASVPLLGTFSGNRAWMELARPLAWGQLTFIGISFLCLLQAFLIDDFSVIYVATNSNSLMPTAYKVSAIWGAHEGSLLLWVLMLAGWGAAVAAFSKNLPLPMIARVISVQGMVAIGFLLFMVLTSNPFDRIFPVPLEGRDLNPLLQDPGLAIHPPMLYMGYVGFSVAFAFAIAALIGGKLDSAWARWSRPWTTAAWIFLTIGVALGSWWAYYELGWGGWWFWDPVENASFMPWLVGTALMHSLAVTEKRAAFKNWTVLLAISAFSLSLLGTFLVRSGVLTSVHAFATDPTRGTFILIFLCIVIGGSLALYAWRAPAISGGGRFDLVSRETFLLINNLLLATLAVLVLFGTLAPLIYDAAGWGKISVGFPWFNKMFVFLSPLLILAMGIGPLTHWKHDEPKRLLRSLWLALALGILTLIVTTSSLVPAGQLAVGFGLGMAVWLVATHLISLFDRLRHRGWLKGLAADLGGNSRSYYGMWLAHLGVAVFIVGVTMVSNQGTETDIRMSPGGVHEDSGHRFQFNGVEMVKGPNYDAFRGEFVVYQGEREITRLYPEKRKYFSGGMPMTEAGIDAGFLRDIYISLGEPIGVSGDWALRVYYKPYVRWIWLGCILMALGGVLAITDRRYRTAPARVGAGAITATVRA, from the coding sequence ATGGTGCCTGAACTCGGTCATTTCGCGCTGATCCTGGCGCTGATGCTGGCACTGGTCCAAGCGAGCGTGCCATTGCTGGGGACTTTTTCCGGCAATCGCGCCTGGATGGAGCTTGCCCGCCCGCTCGCCTGGGGTCAGTTGACCTTTATCGGGATCAGCTTCCTCTGTCTGCTGCAAGCCTTTCTGATCGACGATTTCTCGGTCATCTATGTGGCGACCAACTCCAATTCGCTGATGCCGACCGCCTACAAGGTCTCGGCCATCTGGGGCGCTCATGAAGGGTCGCTGCTGCTCTGGGTGCTGATGCTGGCCGGTTGGGGCGCGGCGGTCGCCGCCTTCAGCAAGAACCTGCCGCTCCCCATGATCGCGCGGGTGATCTCGGTGCAGGGCATGGTCGCGATCGGTTTTCTGCTGTTCATGGTGCTGACCTCGAATCCCTTCGACCGCATATTTCCGGTGCCGCTCGAAGGCCGCGATCTCAATCCACTGTTGCAGGATCCGGGTCTGGCGATCCATCCGCCCATGCTGTACATGGGTTATGTCGGCTTCTCGGTCGCATTCGCCTTCGCCATCGCGGCCCTGATCGGCGGCAAGCTGGACTCGGCCTGGGCGCGCTGGTCACGGCCCTGGACGACCGCTGCCTGGATCTTCCTGACCATCGGGGTCGCGCTCGGCTCCTGGTGGGCCTATTACGAACTCGGCTGGGGCGGCTGGTGGTTCTGGGATCCGGTCGAAAATGCCTCCTTCATGCCCTGGCTGGTCGGAACCGCGCTCATGCATTCGCTCGCGGTGACCGAGAAACGCGCCGCCTTTAAAAACTGGACCGTGCTGTTGGCGATCTCGGCCTTTTCGCTCTCGCTGCTCGGCACCTTCCTGGTCCGCTCCGGGGTGCTCACCTCGGTCCATGCCTTCGCGACCGATCCGACACGCGGCACCTTCATCCTGATCTTCCTCTGCATCGTGATCGGCGGCTCGCTGGCGCTCTATGCCTGGCGCGCGCCCGCGATCTCCGGCGGTGGGCGTTTCGATCTGGTGTCGCGCGAGACCTTTCTGCTGATCAATAACCTGCTGCTCGCCACGCTGGCGGTGCTGGTGCTGTTCGGCACGCTCGCGCCACTGATCTACGATGCCGCCGGCTGGGGCAAGATCTCGGTCGGGTTCCCCTGGTTCAACAAGATGTTCGTGTTCCTGTCGCCGTTGCTGATTTTGGCAATGGGCATCGGCCCACTGACCCATTGGAAACACGACGAACCGAAGCGTCTGCTCCGCTCGCTGTGGCTGGCTCTCGCGCTCGGCATCCTGACTCTGATCGTCACGACGTCGTCGCTCGTCCCGGCGGGCCAGCTCGCGGTCGGATTCGGGCTCGGCATGGCGGTCTGGCTGGTCGCGACCCACCTCATCAGCCTGTTCGACCGTCTCCGGCATCGGGGCTGGCTCAAGGGTCTGGCGGCTGACCTCGGCGGCAACAGCCGCAGCTATTACGGCATGTGGCTGGCCCATCTCGGCGTCGCCGTGTTTATCGTCGGCGTCACCATGGTGTCCAATCAGGGCACCGAGACGGATATCCGCATGTCGCCCGGCGGAGTACACGAGGACTCGGGCCATCGCTTCCAGTTCAACGGCGTCGAGATGGTCAAAGGTCCGAATTACGATGCCTTCCGGGGCGAGTTTGTCGTCTATCAAGGCGAACGGGAGATCACCCGGCTCTACCCCGAAAAGCGCAAGTATTTCTCGGGCGGCATGCCGATGACCGAGGCGGGGATCGACGCCGGTTTCCTGCGCGACATCTATATCTCGCTCGGCGAACCGATCGGCGTGTCCGGCGACTGGGCCTTGCGGGTCTACTACAAACCCTATGTCCGCTGGATCTGGCTCGGCTGCATCCTGATGGCCTTGGGGGGCGTTCTGGCCATCACCGACCGGCGTTATCGTACCGCTCCCGCACGCGTCGGCGCGGGCGCAATCACTGCAACCGTCCGCGCTTGA